The sequence below is a genomic window from Liolophura sinensis isolate JHLJ2023 chromosome 2, CUHK_Ljap_v2, whole genome shotgun sequence.
tgatggaagggaACCAGACACCCACAGACATAACTTGCATTGGTATTAAATAATACCtgtaaaatgaacatattttgttCAACATTTAAAGTCCATtgagtatataaataaatcttaaatctgtgttttcgcAGGGCTGAAATGATCTTGGACCAGTACAGACAGAAAGCCCAGCTGTATAAGAATGATATTTTACCGGTGCCTTTGGGAGACGACTTTAGATATGACAAACCTGATGAATGGGACAACCATTTCAACAACTACCAGAGGCTGTTTGATCATATCAATGGTAGACCAGAGTTAAATGCTAAGGTAAGTCCTATATTGTATAGTGGACCTCAGATATAACAAACCTGATGAATGGGACAACCAGTTCAACAACTACCAGAGGCTGTTTGATCATATCAATGGTAGACCAGAGTTAAATGCTAAGGTAAGTCCTATATTGTATAGTGGACCTCAGATATAACAAACCTGATGAATGGGACAACCAGTTCAACAACTACCAGAGGCTGTTTGATCATATCAATGGTAGACCAGAGTTAAATGCTAAGGTAAGTCCTATATTGTATAGTGGACCTCAGATATAACAAACCTGATGAATGGGATAACCAGTTTAACAACTACCAGTGGCTGTTTGATCATATCAGTGCTAGACCAGAGTTAAATGCTGAGGTAAGTCACATGTTGTACAGTGGACCTCAGATATAACAAACCTGATGAATGGGACAACCAGTTCAACAACTACCAGAGGCTGTTTGATCATATCAATGGTAGACCAGAGTTAAATGCTGAGGTAAGTCATGTGTTGTATAGTGGACCTCAGATATAACAAACCTGATGAATGGGACAACCAGTTCAACAACTACCAGAGGCTGTTTGATCATATCAGTGGTAGAGCAGGGTTAAATGCTTATATTGTATTAAAAGTCCTATATTGTATAGTGGACCTGAGATGCGACAAGCCCCATTAATGGAACATCCAGTCCCCCTAGAAACCCAATCAGTATTTCAGTTTGACAGGCAATTTCTTTTCTACCTTCAGCTGCAATTTGTTACCCTGAAGGACTTTTTCAATGCTGTGGCACAGAGATCTCAGCTCGAACCTGAAGACGATTTTTTGCCCAAGGACTACCCTGTGCTGAGAGGGGATTTGTTCACATATTCTGATCGTGAGGACCACTACTGGAGCGGCTATTTCTCCTCACGCCCCTTCCACAAAAGTCTAGACAGGATCACGGAGTACCATTTGAGGTGAAGTGTCTCTGTTGtctgtatacaaatggtttAAATGATGTGTATAATGCGTGCTCTCTTCAGAAGACAGGTACAGCTGCTTggtgtgatggtttcctctcgGGTTCCTGCATGTATGAACATTTTGACTGATATAGTGTTGAAGTATTCTGGATTCGTGTGGCATGAGATAACAGTTGTACTGTAGGCCTGGAAATGATTTTTAAGCTGGTACATGATATAATGGCAAATCTTCCAGCTTTTTACATTCTGAAAAAAGTTAGGGTTATAAGCATGGGGGTTTTGTCCTGTGACAAACAGTCGGTCCCTGTCAAAATAAtacttgttgcaggacattTCCGGCTGctggttgaatgaatgaatgaacgaatgacacctgactgcttattgaatgaatgaatgaatgaatgagtgaaggCATGAAACCTGACTGCATTTATTGAAGAAATAAAGAATGAAGTAAACAGTTCTGGATAGGGGAGACGGGTAATGTCTGGTCTACACATTCTTCAGATGAAGCAGTGTTTCTACAACTAGTTTGCTTGAGTAGATAAAGAGATAGATATTACAGTTGGATACGttggatgtatatatacacctgtGTGTTGAAGTGCAACATTGTTTGTCATAACATACATGATctaggagttatctcccctttgcTTACaatatcaaagaaaataaagatacagctacatgtatatcaggacaggatctgcttagcacccatgtaCATGAGGACAGGATCTGCTTAACACCCATGTACATCAGGACAGGATCTacttagtgcacatgtatatcaggacaggatctgtttagcacccatgtacatcaggacaggatctgcttagtgcacatgtatatcaggacaggatctgcttagtgcacatgtatatcaggacaggatctgcttagcacccatgtaCATCAGGACAGGATCTacttagtgcacatgtatatcaggacaggatctgcttagtgcacatgtatatcagtacaGGATCTgcttagtgcacatgtacatcaggacaGGATCTActtagcacccatgtatatcGGGATAGGATGTGCTTAACACCCATGTACATcaggacaggatctgcttagtgcacatgtatatcaggacaggatctgcttagcacccatgtacatcaggacaggatctgcttagtgcacatgtacatcaggacaGGATCTActtagcacccatgtatatcGGGATAGGATCTGCTTAACACCCATGTATATCAGGATAGGATCTGCTTAACACCCATGTACATTGGGACAGGATCTGTTTAGCGCACATGTATATTgggacaggatctgcttagcACCTATGTATATcaggacaggatctgcttagcacccatgtaCATCGGGACAGGATCTACTTAGCACCCATGTACATTgggacaggatctgcttagtGCACATGTGTATCAGGACAGGATCTGTTTAGCACCCATGTAGGATCTGCTTAGCACCTATGTATATCgggacaggatctgcttagcACCTATGTATATCAGGGCAGGATctgcttagcacccatgtatatcGGGATAGGATCTGCTTAGCACCcatgtgtatttgtgtggatGCAGTCTTGGCCTTTGAGAGGAATGTTTACTGTTCTCTCCCAACACAGTTCTTGGGCCTTGATGAAGATAAGCTTGTTATGCCACCCGTGTGGCAGTTTGTGCAGTTCAACCTTTGTTAATGAGCACTTTTTAGCGACCAATATGTTGTgtgtctgtacatcacacgtgaaAAAGTTCATCTTTACATGTGACATCTTGTAGCTGGTTTGCTCCATCCGTTAAACTGACTGCCCTCTTATAAATGGAAACATCATAGGAGGCCTTGTGCTAGCAATCAGCCTTATTATGAGCAGTTGTGACTCATAAAAACTCCTTATAATAACTTCTCctaaaacattttcataaaaacaaatgagtCAGCGAAAAGGAAATAAACTCTCATTTTTTCAGAGCTGAAGAAATTGCCGTCTCCTTAGCCATGGCTTATGTTCGTAAATTGGTGTAAACATTTTCCGTCGGAACCTGTGGTGAAGAAGGTGTCTGTTCGCAGTAGTTTGGTGGTGTGAACAGTTTCCCGTCAGAACCTGTGGTGAAGAAGGTGTCTGTTCGCAGTAGTTTGGTGGTGCGAACAGTTTCTTGTCAGAACCTGTGGTGAAGAAGGTGTCTGCTCGCAGTAGTTTGGTGGTGTGAACAGTTTCCCGTCAGAACCTGTGGTGAAGAAGGTGTCTGTTCGCAGTAGTTTGGTGGTGTGAACAGTTTCCCGTCAGAACCTGTGGTGAAGAAGGTGTCTGTTCGCAGTAGTTTGGTGGTGCGAACAGTTTTCCGTCAGAACCTGTGGTGAAGAAGGTGTCTGTTCGCAGTAGTTTGTTGGTGCGAACAGTTTCCCGTCAGAACCTGTGGTGAAGAAGGTGTCTGTTCGCAGTAGTTTGGTGGTGTGAACAGTTTTCCCGTCAGAACCTGTGGTGAAGAAGGTGTCTGTTCGCAGTAGTTTGGTGGTGTGAACAGTTTTCCTGTCAGAACCTGTGGTGAAGAAGGTGTCTGCTCGCAGTAGTTTGGTGGTGTGAACAGTTTCCCGTCAGAACCTGTGGTGAAGAAGGTGTCTGTTCGCAGTAGTTTGGTGGTGCGAACAGTTTCTTGTCAGAACCTGTGGTGAAGAAGGTGTCTGCTCGCAGTAGTTTGGTGGTGTGAACAGTTTCCCGTCAGAACCTGTGGTGAAGAAGGTGTCTGTTCGCAGTAGTTTGGTGGTGTGAACAGTTTCCCGTCAGAACCTGTGGTGAAGAAGGTGTCTGTTCGCAGTAGTTTGGTGGTGCGAACAGTTTCCCGTCAGAACCTGTGGTGAAGAAGGTGTCTGTTCGCAGTAGTTTGGTGGTGTGAACAGTTTCCCGTCAGAACCTGTGGTGAAGAAGGTGTCTGTTCGCAGTAGTTTGGTGGTGCGAACAGTTTCTTGTCAGAACCTGTGGTGAAGAAGGTGTCTGCTCGCAGTAGTTTGGTGGTGTGAACAGTTTCCCGTCAGAACCTGTGGTGAAGAAGGTGTCTGTTCGCAGTAGTTTGGTGGTGTGAACAGTTTCCCGTCAGAACCTGTGGTGAAGAAGGTGTCTGTTCGCAGTAGTTTGGTGGTGCGAACAGTTTCCCGTCAGAACCTGTGGTGAAGAAGGTGTCTGTTCGCAGTAGTTTGGTGGTGTGAACAGTTTCCCGTCAAAACCTGTGGTGAAGAAGGTGTCTGTTCGCAGTAGTTTGGTGGTGTGAACAGTTTCCCGTCAGAACCTGTGGTGAAGAAGGTGTCTGTTTGCAGTAGTTTGTTGGTGCGAACAGTTTCCCGTCAGAACCTGTGGTGAAGAAGGTGTCTGTTCGCAGTAGTTTGGTGGTGTGAACAGTTTTCCCGTCAGAACCTGTGGTGAAGAAGGTGTCTGCTCGCAGTAGTTTGGTGGTGTGAACAGTTTTCCTGTCAGAACCTGTGGTGAAGAAGGTGTCTGCTCGCAGTAGTTTGGTGGTGTGAACAGTTTCCTGTCAGAACCTGTGGTGAAGAAGGTGTCTGTTCGCAGTAGTTTGGTGGTGTGAACAGTTTCCCATCAGAACCTGTGGTGAAGAAGGTGTCTGTTCGCAGTAGTTTGGTGGTGTGAACAGTTTTCCTGTCAGAACCTGTGGTGAAGAAGGTGTCTGCTCGCAGTAGTTTGGTGGTGTGAACAGTTTCCTGTCAGAACCTGTGGTGAAGAAGGTGTCTGTTCGCAGTAGTTTGGTGGTGTGAACAGTTT
It includes:
- the LOC135462599 gene encoding alpha-mannosidase 2x-like, which codes for MNGTTSSTTTRGLDLRYNKPDEWDNQFNNYQRLFDHINGRPELNAKLQFVTLKDFFNAVAQRSQLEPEDDFLPKDYPVLRGDLFTYSDREDHYWSGYFSSRPFHKSLDRITEYHLRLLKARMIVEYAYLLMMSDRKSYSYQELRSLFNIDEYRMSHDSMPEKTVLRLSNPDTSSFVLQFPGTTEGAASNSVHQLFM